The Lampris incognitus isolate fLamInc1 chromosome 4, fLamInc1.hap2, whole genome shotgun sequence genome segment aataataataaactttatttgtatagcacctttcatacataaaattcAGCTCAAAGTGTTTTACATTAAAAACGGGatacaataaaactcaacaacaatacagataaaataagttaaaaataataaaacatagacctaggcaaaaaaacataaaacaaggcaagtaTCTTTTGGCAGCAAATATATTTCTGACAAGTCATTACTTGTGAGTAGTGTAAATTCTAACGATTTACCTGAATTTGGGCTTGAGAGAAAAATATATGCAATAGATTAGTCGTCATAACTCACAATACTGTGAGTTATGACAGGGATTACATGGCATATAAAATTGAGGTCCCAAATTTGGCACAATCAACTGAACTTGTACTTGCAGACAACCTCAACCTGGTAGATTTCACACCTATTTTTATGCACAAGGATATTACAGATGTCCCTCTGAAATATTACCTCATGTGATTTATTGTAAAAGATGTACTCTTCTTTTCATGTACAATGACAATGAATAAAAATATCAATAGGTTTTGGCGTTATTTCACTAGGTTCTTGAATTAAGAATGCACAGATGGCTCAATTCTTAAAATAAGGAGAGGAACTCTGGGTTCCTCTGATGTAGTGCATTGTTAGAGATTGTTTCTGGATAAATCCAGCTCAAAATCAGCTGCAATATCTTAGTAAGAAAGAAAGTTGAAATATCTAAAAACCAGATTGCTTGTTTTTAGATGTTTTAACTTTTTTGGTCTATGTCACAGATGCTTGACAAGATTAATGCTTGAGAATAATCTTGTCAAGCATTTTTTGCACAAAAAGAAAATGCTTTACaagattatttttctttttggaaCAAAAAATTAGATTAAGTTCCTAGAAAAAAGGCTTTTATTTACTTTCTTGAAATTCATTTTTTTCAGTgtgagaatcaggaatcaggaacactttagttGTCATGTGTATGCCGGAGGGAGGTGTGGCACTCTGAACCATGAAGTTACAGGGAAAGGTTGAGGCAGAAGCACCGGGGCTAAGTCAGCTGATGATTGAGTTGTTTTGTATCAGTCAGCAAGATGTCCATTGGTTGTTTGATCCTCTAGGCTTGTCAATCCGTCACGTATTCTATCACATCTTTTATGTGAGCaaaagttttaaaaaatgtgGAGACAGCCGAACAAAGTGAAAATCACCCTGAGGATGAATTGATATGTTATTCCTATGCTTAGTCAATAATTAGGTAAATTTCCTGAGGCCATATGAGAGATGAGAGTTTCTACATCTTGTCTTCAAGGGAAGTGAAAAGTCTACATTAAAAtgaaaataatgatgatgatagtaGTGTAATGCTACGACTACTAAtacccctaataataataattccattccattatccaagccgcttatcccaattggggtcatgggatgctggctATGCTGGCTATGCTGGctaagcctatctcagcagtcattgggcagcataataataataataataataatggtaatcatATAATAGCACCTTATTTAGTTCTACTCCTTGTGCACTgcgcacgcacccacacacacacacacacacacacacacagacacacacacacactgttccctCCTTGCGCTAACCATGCTTAACTACTTTGCTTCTCAGGGGTAACTCCACTTTGACATGGTGACTAACTTGTGATGGTTGACTGTGCATGAACTTTGCATCCTCTAATGAACTTTATTTCTCAAGTATGACTAATAGTGCTTTTCTGATGAATAAGGAATATGGAAGAGTGGTTAATCTCCCATTCCTCAAGGCAGTAAACCTCTGATTTCTCTGGTGGACTTGTTCAGTGGCAGATAGACTGTCATTTACAGAACAACTCTATGAACTTGTGTGAGCTAGATGCAGCAGGGCAGTGTGCAAAAACCAAGATTGTGCTGAAACAGAGAAACCGCACTGAGTGAAAGCCTTCCCTTtataaatatgaataaaaatgaaagtacaatgtaaaaaaaaaagcaatgcacATATTATTATGATATTGCATTCAGTGAAtacaaaaacccccaaaaaaacatgatCGCCAAATACAGAGCTGATAATGCGTCAGACTTTTGACTGCAGTCTTTTGTATGATCATGGCAacacccacccccccaaaaaaaacaatactTATTATGAGCAAAATGTTATGATACAGATGAGTACATTATAAATATAAAGATACAATTTTTCAGAACTTGGGCCCTTTTATAAACATTGCATGCTTTGATTTCTGTATGACTGTAAGATAAAGCTCAAGACACTTCCGCTTTTTTAAGCTTACCAAAGGGAACGCAACTAGATATTCATTTTGCAATTTTGTGAGGGAGGAAGTTGATAATGTGAGATACAGTcatagatttttttccccccgttttcaAGTGAAAACGTTATCTCCAAACAAATGGCTCTTTTGGTTGACTGCACAAAATATTTGTTACACAAGTTTATCATCTTACAAACAACGTCGAAACCATTTCAGAAAGTGTCTTTATACGTACAttctcaacaatccaggtaagcaaaatcaaagaaggttgaatcagttcgtctggatacaatgtttattgacagatatgtttcatcactcaactaagtgacctcttcagtctgactgaAGATTTTTCTTGTCATGTCTTGATGGTCAAAAATAAATAGAGGGAGACACAGCCTCAAGATAGGaagttaaaaacataaaatttCCTCACAAATGTATCAATATAGAGCTCAAGTACTCTAATACAAAACTCCTTTATGCAAAATTAATCAAAAAAGAAAACCATATTGCATCTGTAAATCATACTATATATTTACAAAAGGTGTTAATGCATTATTTTGCAAATGGGATCATTTGTTGTGCTACTGATGCATAACTTAAGAAATAAAGGTAAGTTGCTACCACATTTCGATCAACATTGTTATCTCATATATATTTGCAAGAAATGCCCTTAAAAGTAAAGTTAATTTATCAAGGCCATTCAAAGTGATGCACATTCCATTAACGCAAACCCTTCTATCTCACTTTGCTGTTTACATTCCAATCACAAAATTAGCTTGAAAATGAGGTTCATTTACAGTAATTAGCTTGAAATTGGGGTTCATTTACAGTAAAAGGTattaaaaaaacatatatatgagtaaggagacagacatacagaaagacaCCAAACCATGCATTTCCGACCTCAGGAAGGGCTCTTGTCGCACATGTTTACCAGCACATCTATTTGATTTCTGGTCTCAGTTACACATTGAGAGCTGTTGGTTTGATTGCTCTGCCTTCTGGACACAAAGGACACCTCCCTACTGCCTTCACCTGGGGAGGTGCTGGAGATGTGGCGGAAGAGCTTCTGAATCCCTGTGTCACGAAAAGATCTCCGAAATGATCGCGCTGCAAACATGTACAGAATGGGGTTAACTGTGCTGCTGATGAAGACCAAGGCACCAGCAACGAAGGTCATGGTGTCACTGGCGTCTTCTAAACTGTTTGCTGCTTCAGGATGGGAGTCCTTTAATGAAAGGTGGGTGAGTGAGAGGACATTGCCAATGTGATGTGGTGTCcaacacacagcaaacacaaccaCCACACTGGCAATGAGGATTGTGGATTTACGTTTGGACTTAAGTGTCATCTGGGCAATACGGCTAAAGAGACATCCATAGCAGACCACTAAGATGGTGAAAGGTAAAACATAACCCACCAGTGTTTCCAACAGAACACAAACAATTTCCTGGCCATCCGAGGTGTACTGCCGGTACAGGCATTGCTTCTCATCAATGTTTTCATCCATAACCTGGGTTAGGATGACAGGTACACTGAACAAAAATGACACAACCCACAGGACTAGGAGAACTTTATTCAAGGCTTGTTTCCTTCTCCATTCAGCTGAGACGAAGGGGTGGCGTACAGCCACAAAACGCTCCACACTCATAAGGGTGATGAGGAAGACACTGCTGTACATGCAGGCATTAATAACGAACGTGATCGCCTTGCAGGAGGTCTCACCAAAGACCCAGGATTGGGCCAAAGAGTagatccacagaggaagagtaaTGAGCACCAACAGGTCAGCAGCAGCCAGGTGCAGGATGATGACCACGGTGTGGGAGCGCTTCTTGACATGCTTCAGGATAGTCCAAATCACCAGCAGGTTCCCAGGAGCCCCCACCAAAAACGATAGACCCAGTATTACACAAGCCACCACGGTCCCACCAGCAAACCCCTCAGGAGCCATGGCCTCCGAGGACAGCGGAGAGACCAAGTTGTTCATTCTGCATGCGTATGTGCAAATGATGATGTACCTATACAGAAAAAAAACAGTGCTGAATAAGCGAACCTCAACTTCCCTTTAGCAAAGAGGAAAGATGTCTTTCTGATGGCCATCTGAGAGGCAGAAGGCTGAGTCAGCCATCTTGTCACTTGTGTCACAATAGGTGGTGAGCATCTATATCAGATTCTCAAGCACAGGTCTCGCTTTAGCTGTTATCTGGATTTCCATTTGCTCTGGTCAAAGAAACTGAAATAACCAAGGAaacgaaattaaaaaaaatcctccTTTGTACAAAATGTAACACAAAAGTGTCCAATGAAAATGTATGACTTCTTTAGTTGCTAAATTAGCCGCTCTGACATGTTAAGTGCACAAGAAGTATGCAATTAACATCTTTGCTCAGCATTTTGCCTAATCAGTTTGTGTTTACATCAGCtggtagtgagggagacagctaggaaggtacttggtgtgtcatcaggacagaggaaggaagacaaggcgacttggtggtggaatgaggaagtacagcaaagtatacagaggaagaggttggcaaagaagaagtgggatagtcagagagatggagaaagtagacaggggtacaaggagatgcagcgtaaagcaaagagagaggtggcaaaggagtatggtgagttgtattagaggttagacactaaggaaggagaaaaggacttgtactgattggctagacagagagaccgagctgggaaggatgtgcagcaggttagggcgatcaaggatagagatggaaatgtgctgacaagcgaggagagtgtgttgagaaggtggaaggagcactttgaggggctgatgaatgaagaaaatgagggagagaaggttggatgatgtggggatagtgaatcaggaagtgcggtgaattaacaaggaggaagtgaagacagctatgaagaggatgaagagtggaaaggcagttggtcccgatgacatacctgtggagggatggagatgtttaggagagatggtagtggagtttttaactagattgtttaacacaatcttggaaagtgagaggatgctcgaggagtggagaagaagtatactggtactgattttcaagaataagggtgatgtgcagaactgtagcaactacagaggtataaagttgatcagccacagcatgaagatatgggaaagagtaatagaagctaagttaagaggagaggtgacgattagcgagcagcagtatggtttaatgccactaaacagcaccacagatgtgatgtttgctttgagaatgttgattgagaagtatagagaaggccagaaggagttactttgtgaatttagagaaagcatatgacaggatgctgggagaggaggtgtggtattgtatgagaaagtcgggagttgcagagaagtctgtaggagtggtgcaggacttgtatgagggaagtgtgacagctgtgaggtgtgctgttggaatgacagattggttcaaggtggaggtgggattacgtcaaggatcggctctgagccctttcttgtttgcagtggtgatggacaggttgatggatgagatcaggctggagtctccgtggactacgatgtttgcggatgacattgtgatctgtagcgggagtagggtgcaggttgaggagagcctggagaggtggaggtatgcactggagagaagaggaatgaaagtcagtaggggcaagacggaatacatatgtatgaatgagagggaggacagtggaatggtcaggatgcaaggagtggaggtaacgaaggcataggagtttaaatacttggggtcaactgtccaaagtaacagggagtgcagaagagaggtggagaagagagtacaggcagggtggagaagagtgtcaggagtgatttgtgacagagggctaccagcaagagttaaagggaaggtttacaagatggttgtgagatcagctatgttatatggtttggagacagtggcactgacgaaaagacaaggcagagctggaggtgtcagatttgaagatgctaagattttcattgggagtgacgaagaaggacaggattaagaaagagtatattagagggactgctcagttcggaaggtttggagacaaagcaagagagacaagatcgggatggcttggacatgtgtggaggagagatgctgagtatattgggagaaggatgctgaatatgtagctgcgagggaagaggaaacgaggaaggccaaagaggagatttatgaatgt includes the following:
- the si:dkey-148a17.6 gene encoding leukotriene B4 receptor 1, with the translated sequence MNNLVSPLSSEAMAPEGFAGGTVVACVILGLSFLVGAPGNLLVIWTILKHVKKRSHTVVIILHLAAADLLVLITLPLWIYSLAQSWVFGETSCKAITFVINACMYSSVFLITLMSVERFVAVRHPFVSAEWRRKQALNKVLLVLWVVSFLFSVPVILTQVMDENIDEKQCLYRQYTSDGQEIVCVLLETLVGYVLPFTILVVCYGCLFSRIAQMTLKSKRKSTILIASVVVVFAVCWTPHHIGNVLSLTHLSLKDSHPEAANSLEDASDTMTFVAGALVFISSTVNPILYMFAARSFRRSFRDTGIQKLFRHISSTSPGEGSREVSFVSRRQSNQTNSSQCVTETRNQIDVLVNMCDKSPS